The following proteins are encoded in a genomic region of Triticum dicoccoides isolate Atlit2015 ecotype Zavitan chromosome 1B, WEW_v2.0, whole genome shotgun sequence:
- the LOC119349003 gene encoding acetylserotonin O-methyltransferase 1-like: MASIQDKHSSQELLQAQVDLWHHALGFVKSMALKCAMELQIPNTIQHHGGSMTPSELAMKIGLHPSKLPRLRRLMRVLTVSGIFVVHEPASPDKEVVYGLTPTTRLLVSDKVNLFPILSLMLDSTVISPFLGMHSWFLDECSTSLFKKAHGLNVWEMADQDNTYNQLINNAMVSDSNFLMDIILRECGDVFLGINSLIDVAGGHGGAARAITKAFPQMKCSVLDLPHVVAEAPTDEHVLFISGDMFKHTPPADALFLKSVFHDWGDEDCVKILKKCKEAIPPRDAGGKVIIVDMVVRSGPNEIVTRETQVLFDLFIMCFEGIEREEFKWKNIFMEAGFSNYKIIAVMGVRSVIELYP; encoded by the exons ATGGCGTCCATCCAGGACAAGCATAGTTCTCAGGAGTTGCTCCAGGCCCAAGTTGATCTTTGGCACCACGCGTTGGGATTTGTCAAGTCCATGGCACTCAAATGTGCAATGGAACTGCAAATCCCCAACACCATTCAACACCATGGTGGGTCTATGACCCCTTCGGAGTTGGCCATGAAGATCGGACTCCATCCGTCTAAGCTTCCCCGCTTACGACGACTCATGCGTGTGCTCACCGTATCAGGCATCTTTGTTGTCCATGAACCAGCCTCGCCAGACAAGGAGGTTGTTTACGGGCTTACCCCTACCACACGTCTCCTCGTTAGCGACAAAGTTAACTTATTTCCCATTCTGTCTTTGATGCTTGATTCAACTGTCATTTCCCCTTTCCTTGGCATGCACTCATGGTTTCTAGATGAGTGCTCCACGTCCCTGTTCAAAAAGGCTCATGGCCTAAATGTTTGGGAGATGGCTGACCAGGACAATACTTACAACCAGCTAATCAACAACGCAATGGTTTCTGATAGCAACTttctcatggacatcatcttgaggGAGTGTGGTGATGTATTTCTTGGCATAAACTCGCTTATTGATGTCGCTGGAGGTCATGGTGGAGCTGCCAGGGCAATTACGAAGGCATTCCCGCAAATGAAATGCAGTGTGTTGGATCTCCCTCATGTGGTTGCAGAAGCTCCTACTGATGAGCATGTGCTGTTTATTTCTGGTGATATGTTTAAGCACACTCCACCAGCGGATGCCCTTTTCCTAAAG TCTGTTTTTCATGATTGGGGCGATGAAGACTGTGTTAAGATATTGAAAAAATGCAAGGAAGCTATCCCTCCCAGAGATGCTGGTGGAAAGGTGATAATTGTTGATATGGTGGTTAGATCTGGGCCAAATGAGATTGTAACAAGAGAGACACAGGTTTTGTTTGATCTCTTTATCATGTGTTTTGAAGGGATCGAGCGAGAGGAATTCAAGTGGAAAAATATATTCATGGAAGCTGGGTTCAGCAACTACAAAATTATAGCAGTCATGGGTGTTAGATCTGTTATTGAGCTCTACCCTTGA
- the LOC119349004 gene encoding transcription factor VOZ1-like, translated as MAGDPTGGGGGSATGKGPRSSTRHQQFRDRAKTRVDDLQEIFSGLQSARKESRSADAAVLEEQVHQMLREWRAELSVASPASSLQNSLGNNQGAADPPSETLRLLQLAIEEEDDATSKLAQPMQPSRQDDHQSLNPGLQVHGGTVDGGANASQQSLGHGMQGDCGGEVADVANALFSDQMYYIDHELSIDDFLHGSNPDGLNNQPEHQQFNLPLDLQHSNSSYADANNSVQSTGDVFFHMSDLLTTVSPSPSQYLGPKCALWDCGRPVRGSEECQDYCNPYHAGLALNDDGLLGTMGTRPVMRPRGIDLKDGPLFDALCAKVQGKNVGIPVCVGAATSKSPWNAHELFDLSLLEGESLREWLFFDRPRRAFESGNRKQRSLPDYNGRGWHESRKQVMKDFGGLKKSYYMDPQPSSNYEWHLFEYEINDSNTLALYRLEFKASDPKRSVKSKLGSSSLNEIQQQMVKLSANSPVDNKRGARSKTKATQKDTNANTYPALKTTNQAGASNAYEAVPLNIIPNQASASNAYQAVAPSIPNQDSTSNAYEDASQVDPMSYLNENVVYGPHLPYGYPDGKGDFYWNPSGGT; from the exons ATGGCGGGCGATccgaccggcggcggcggcggctccgcgaCGGGGAAGGGTCCCCGCTCGTCGACGCGGCACCAGCAGTTCCGCGACCGCGCTAAGACCCGCGTGGACGACCTCCAGGAGATCTTCTCCGGCCTCCAGTCCGCCCGCAAGGAGAGCCGCTCCGCCGACGCCGCCGTCCTCGAGGAGCAGGTCCACCAGATGCTCCGCGAGTGGCGGGCCGAGCTCAGCGTCGCCTCCCCCGCCTCCTCCCTCCAG AACTCGCTGGGGAACAACCAGGGCGCCGCGGATCCGCCGTCGGAGACGCTGCGGCTGCTGCAGCTGGCgattgaggaggaggacgacgccaccaGCAAGCTGGCGCAGCCGATGCAGCCCTCCCGGCAGGACGATCATCAGAGTCTCAACCCCGGACTGCAAGTACACGGAGGGACTGTGGATGGCGGTGCCAATGCGTCACAGCAGTCACTGGGTCATGGAATGCAGGGAGATTGTGGGGGAGAAGTAGCTGATGTTGCTAATGCATTGTTCAGTGATCAG ATGTACTATATAGACCATGAACTTAGTATTGATGATTTTCTTCACGGGTCAAACCCAGATGGCCTCAATAACCAGCCGGAACATCAGCAGTTCAATTTGCCACTAGATCTGCAACATTCTAATAGTTCATATGCTGATGCAAATAACTCTGTGCAAAGTACTGGAGATGTTTTTTTCCACATGTCAGACTTGCTCACAACAGTCAGCCCATCACCTTCTCAATATTTGGGGCCAAAATGTGCGCTCTGGGATTGTGGTCGACCTGTGCGAGGATCAGAAGAGTGTCAAGACTACTGCAACCCATATCATGCTGGCTTAGCTTTGAATGATGATGGTCTTCTGGGGACAATGGGAACAAGGCCTGTGATGCGGCCAAGGGGTATTGATTTGAAAGATGGGCCCCTGTTTGATGCTCTTTGTGCAAAAGTCCAAGGAAAAAATGTTGGTATTCCTGTCTGtgtaggggctgcaacatcaaaatcACCTTGGAATGCACATG AACTTTTTGATCTTTCTCTTCTTGAGGGTGAATCTCTTAGGGAATGGTTATTCTTTGACAGACCAAGGAGGGCATTTGAGAGCGGCAACCGCAAGCAAAGGTCGTTGCCAGATTACAACGGCCGTGGATGGCATGAATCAAGGAAGCAAGTGATGAAGGACTTTGGGGGCCTGAAGAAATCCTATTACATGGACCCACAACCATCCAGCAACTATGAGTGGCACCTTTTTGAATATGAGATAAATGATTCTAACACTCTAGCCTTGTACCGGCTTGAGTTCAAGGCTTCTGATCCTAAAAGGAGTGTTAAATCAAAACTGGGCAGCAGTTCACTCAACGAAATCCAGCAGCAAATGGTCAAGCTTAGTGCAAACAGTCCGGTGGACAACAAGCGGGGCGCTAGGAGCAAGACAAAGGCTACTCAAAAGGACACCAATGCGAATACATATCCAGCTCTCAAGACCACCAATCAAGCGGGTGCTTCAAATGCTTATGAAGCAGTGCCCCTCAACATCATCCCCAATCAGGCCAGTGCCTCCAATGCTTACCAAGCAGTGGCTCCCAGCATCCCCAATCAGGACAGTACCTCGAACGCCTATGAAGATGCATCACAAGTGGACCCGATGTCATATCTGAATGAAAACGTCGTCTATGGACCTCATCTCCCATATGGTTACCCTGACGGAAAAGGCGATTTCTACTGGAACCCCAGTGGCGGCACCTGA
- the LOC119349005 gene encoding eukaryotic translation initiation factor 2 subunit gamma-like, producing MARRGLMEQDLTKLDVTKLHPLSPEVISRQATINIGTIGHVAHGKSTVVKAISGVQTVRFKNELERNITIKLGYANAKIYKCEDDRCPRPMCYKAYGSGKEDTPACDVPGFENTRMKLLRHVSFVDCPGHDILMATMLNGAAIMDGALLLIAANESCPQPQTSEHLAAVEIMRLQHLIILQNKIDLIQESAAMNQHEAIQKFIQGTIAEGAPVVPISAQLKYNIDVICEYIIKKIPIPERNFTSPPNMIVIRSFDVNKPGSEVDEIRGGVAGGSILRGVLRVNQNIEVRPGIVMKDESGNIKCTPIYSRIVSLYAEQNELQFAVPGGLIGVGTTMDPTLTRADRLVGQVLGEIGSLPDVFVELEINFFLLRRLLGVRTKGTEKAGKVSKLTKGEILMLNIGSMSTGARVVAVKNDLAKLQLTAPVCTSKGEKVALSRRVEKHWRLIGWGQIQAGATLEVPPCPL from the exons ATGGCACGCCGAGGATTAATGGAGCAGGACCTAACCAAGCTTGATGTCACCAAGCTCCACCCGTTGTCACCCGAAGTCATCTCGCGCCAAGCGACGATCAACATTG GTACAATTGGTCATGTGGCCCATGGAAAGTCTACTGTTGTGAAAGCTATATCTGGAGTTCAG ACTGTTCGCTTCAAGAATGAGCTTGAACGTAACATCACTATCAAGCTGGGCTATGCTAATGCAAAAATCTACAAATGCGAGGATGACAGATGTCCACGACCAATGTGTTACAA GGCTTATGGAAGCGGAAAAGAAGATACTCCTGCCTGTGATGTTCCTGGGTTTGAAAACACTAGGATGAAGCTCCTGAGACATGTTTCCTTTGTTGATTGCCCG GGCCACGACATTCTCATGGCTACAATGCTTAATGGAGCAGCTATCATGGATGGAGCCTTGCTTTTGATAGCAGCAAATGAAAGCTGCCCACAACCCCAGACATCTGAGCATCTTGCAGCTGTTGAGATCATGCGTCTCCAACATCTCATAATTTTACAGAATAAGATTGATCTTATCCAGGAAAGTGCAGCAATGAACCAGCATGAAGCAATCCAAAAATTTATCCAG GGCACGATAGCTGAAGGTGCTCCTGTGGTGCCAATATCTGCCCAGCTGAAGTACAACATTGATGTGATCTGTGAATATATTATTAAGAAAATCCCCATTCCGGAAAGGAACTTCACTTCACCTCCCAACATGATTGTTATTCGCTCCTTTGATGTCAACAAGCCTGGTTCAGAGGTTGATGAAATCAGGGGTGGGGTAGCAGGTGGCAGCATCCTCAGG GGAGTCCTCAGGGTTAACCAGAACATTGAAGTTCGCCCTGGCATTGTCATGAAGGATGAGAGTGGCAACATCAAATGCACCCCAATCTATTCAAGGATCGTCTCGCTCTACGCAGAGCAGAATGAACTCCAATTTGCTGTGCCAGGAGGGCTTATTGGTGTGGGAACAACCATGGATCCAACTTTGACTCGTGCCGATAGGCTGGTTGGCCAGGTTCTAGGAGAAATCGGGTCGCTTCCTGATGTATTCGTGGAGCTTGAG ATCAACTTCTTCCTTCTCCGAAGGCTGCTGGGTGTGAGAACGAAGGGCACAGAGAAGGCAGGGAAGGTCTCCAAGCTCACCAAGGGCGAGATCCTGATGCTTAACATCGGATCCATGTCCACTGGCGCCCGTGTGGTCGCCGTGAAGAACGATCTCGCCAAGCTCCAGCTCACCGCGCCCGTGTGCACCAGCAAAGGCGAGAAGGTGGCCCTGAGCCGCCGTGTCGAGAAGCACTGGCGCCTCATTGGATGGGGCCAGATCCAAGCCGGCGCGACGCTCGAAGTCCCACCCTGCCCGCTCTGA